Proteins encoded together in one Pseudomonadota bacterium window:
- a CDS encoding 4-(cytidine 5'-diphospho)-2-C-methyl-D-erythritol kinase, which produces MTGGTERFFSSEAPAKLNLYLHVTGRRADGYHELDSLIAFAAPFDRVSAAPAKEFSLHLNGPFAADLKSAGGQNLVEKAARCLAELANIKPATRITLDKQLPVAAGIGGGSSDAAAALRVLISLWRLNISSDALQTLALSLGADVPMCLHGRTCFAGGIGEKLDAAPALPDCALVLANPGVSVATPDVFRARSGAYSAPARFTEAPKDVGAFAELLAARRNDLETPAKALAPVIDDVLHALGELPGCHLARMSGSGATCFALFEDAGEAVVAAEILRAQHGDWWIAPSRLIQPA; this is translated from the coding sequence GTGACGGGCGGCACCGAACGGTTTTTTTCGTCCGAAGCGCCCGCCAAGCTCAACCTTTATCTTCACGTTACCGGACGACGCGCCGATGGCTATCATGAGCTTGATAGCCTGATCGCTTTTGCGGCGCCGTTTGACCGAGTTTCGGCAGCTCCGGCGAAAGAATTTTCACTACATTTGAATGGCCCGTTTGCGGCTGATTTGAAATCAGCGGGCGGGCAAAATTTGGTTGAAAAAGCAGCCCGGTGCTTAGCTGAATTGGCAAATATTAAGCCTGCGACGCGCATCACCCTGGACAAGCAGCTTCCTGTTGCCGCAGGTATCGGCGGCGGATCTTCCGATGCGGCGGCCGCGCTTCGCGTTCTTATTTCACTATGGCGCTTGAATATTAGTTCGGATGCGCTGCAAACTCTGGCGCTTTCTCTGGGCGCCGATGTGCCGATGTGCTTGCACGGCAGAACATGCTTTGCGGGCGGTATCGGTGAAAAGCTGGACGCGGCGCCGGCATTGCCGGATTGCGCGTTGGTGCTAGCTAATCCCGGCGTGTCTGTGGCGACGCCGGATGTGTTTCGTGCCCGAAGCGGCGCATATTCTGCTCCTGCGCGCTTTACTGAAGCGCCGAAGGATGTCGGCGCCTTCGCCGAATTATTGGCGGCGCGACGGAACGATCTCGAAACTCCCGCAAAGGCGCTGGCGCCAGTGATCGACGACGTATTGCATGCGTTGGGTGAGCTACCCGGCTGCCATCTCGCCAGAATGTCCGGTAGTGGCGCCACTTGTTTTGCTTTGTTCGAGGACGCGGGCGAAGCTGTTGTGGCTGCGGAAATCCTGCGCGCGCAGCATGGCGATTGGTGGATTGCTCCGAGCCGTTTGATTCAGCCTGCCTAA
- a CDS encoding DUF427 domain-containing protein produces MTHAEKDNSAPGFAKHPGYRLELMPCAKRVRVKFGGETIIDSTNAVLMLENTYVPVYYFPWQDFKAEFAEKTTHRSHCPFKGDASYWTLKAGGKTAENVVWGYESPYDEAQQVTGHVAFYWKTMDGWYEEDEEILVHARDPHVRLDILKSTRPLRIEIGGMVIAESNRAHFLFETGLAPRHYIPRDDVRMDLLKQSERRTRCPYKGEAQYFSFSNGSKTTDDIAWSYAAPLPEAAPIADHICFHKRYADGIYVDGERLDVSPPD; encoded by the coding sequence ATGACACATGCTGAAAAAGACAATTCCGCGCCTGGTTTTGCCAAGCACCCGGGCTACCGGCTGGAACTGATGCCGTGCGCAAAACGGGTGCGGGTAAAATTTGGCGGCGAAACGATCATCGACAGCACGAATGCAGTACTGATGCTGGAGAACACCTACGTCCCCGTCTATTACTTTCCCTGGCAGGATTTTAAAGCCGAGTTTGCTGAGAAAACTACGCATCGCAGCCATTGTCCATTTAAAGGGGATGCCTCTTATTGGACATTGAAGGCAGGCGGCAAGACGGCCGAAAACGTGGTGTGGGGCTATGAGTCGCCTTATGACGAAGCGCAACAAGTAACCGGGCACGTGGCGTTCTATTGGAAAACCATGGATGGTTGGTACGAAGAAGATGAGGAAATACTTGTTCATGCGCGCGACCCGCATGTGCGGCTGGATATTTTGAAAAGCACGCGTCCGTTGCGGATTGAAATTGGCGGCATGGTCATTGCCGAGAGCAACCGCGCGCACTTTCTTTTCGAGACCGGCCTGGCGCCACGTCATTATATTCCGCGCGACGATGTGCGTATGGACCTGCTGAAGCAATCTGAGCGGCGAACGCGATGCCCGTATAAGGGCGAGGCGCAATATTTTTCATTTTCGAACGGTAGCAAAACCACCGACGACATTGCTTGGAGCTACGCCGCACCCTTGCCCGAAGCCGCGCCGATCGCCGACCATATATGCTTTCACAAACGATATGCGGACGGCATCTATGTAGATGGCGAGCGCCTGGACGTCTCACCTCCAGATTGA